The genomic interval GCATTCAGGAATTTTATTTTGCAACACGTCAGAAAGTTTGATTAGAAAAACGGCCTATTTCAAAATATCATGTTATCATTCTTGTTTGAAATCAGCAACtagtaaacaaaaattatttaccAGTAACTTTATCAAGTCAACTTATGATGTCATTTGAAGATTTCTGAAAATGGGATTCCACATAATGAGTATTACATGTTTATACTTGCACATTGCATGTAATAAAATCTTTCACTActcatttgtaaaaataattaatgattatttaaaatacCAAAGCATTGATGCATAGGTCTACAATAGAATACATATACCAATTTTTGAGTGCTTGtgattttgtaaatgtaaaaagTAAGAAAAAAGTAAATTGTACATGCATAAATAATCTGAATTATACATTTCAGTCAACTATCAAAAATATTTACCTTGAAACAAAAGAAAGAATGCTTATGTCATCTACACtgtttatgctccccttcgaagaaaaaGGGGTATAGTGTTTTTTCTGGATGTCGGTCCTTTGGTCTGCCTGTCGGTAGACTAGcctgaatgtcggtagaccaaTTTCTGTTCAATAACTCGTCAAGCAATTGATCGATTgccttgatacttcacatgtgcattggccttggacagtagataacccctattgaaattgggctcacaaagtcaaaggtaaggtcactggcacaataagtgggaaaagtatttctgatcaataactcttcaatgaatcgaccaattggcttgatacttcccatgggCACTGGCCTTTGAATGTAGATGACCTctatcgaaattggggtcactaggtcaaaagtcaaggttactgtcacaataagtgtaaaacttgtttccgatcaataactcatcaataaATTGACtaattggctttatacttcacatgcACATTGGCCTTGTTCAGTAGATGACCCTCAAAGTTTAACTCAACTAAGGTTATAGTTGAGCAGTTCAGTTATAACTTTTTAAGACTTGTACCCAGTTTAGTATAACTTTAATTTTGAAGAGCAAAATTGAGTTTGATAGTCTGTTAATAAACCCTGATTACCATTTGTAATgggagctatataggagtcactttgttggtcggtctgtctgtcccaaaaaaaaattcatcacatcttcaccaaacttggtcagaagttgaatcttgataatgtctaggtcaagtttcaatatgggtcatgccgggtcaaaattaggtcacagggtcacttagtgcgttttaaaccgaaagtatgTCCgcgccataattatgtcatttatcgttagattttaaaatgacttggtacagtTTTTCACCATCATGGGTTGGTGTGTCATGCGtaaaaagtacgttgatatccCCATGGTCAAGATCAAACTTGGAGTTAACAGGTAAAAATGCCCATTAATGAGCTTGtacaggccataactttgtcatttattgtgatattttaaagtcatttggcacatttgttcatcatcattggaatagtgtgtcatgcaaaagaattacatcaatatcttcaaggtcaatgtcaaacttggagttcaaaggtcaaaaatggccataaatgagcttgtccaggccataactatgtcattcataatgatattttaaaatcatttggcacatttgttcaccatcattggatggtgtgtcatgcgaaagaattacgtcgatatatgcaacgtcaaggtctcactttgagttcaaagatcaaaaatggccataaatgatcttgtctgggccataactatgtcattcattgtgagattttaaaattactctgtacatttcACAATCATTAGAggatgtgtcatgcaaaagaattatgtcaatatctccaaggtcaaggtcacacttggagttcaaaagccaaaaatggctataaatgagcttgtcagggccataacactgtcattcattttgagattttaaaatgactgtacattaattttgttcacagtcattggacggcttGTCGTgtaaaagaattcaagagtttaactggcaaaatggccataaaagataatggcataataattcttaaaattcGCCATattaaattagcttctcttgttttgtgaagacagcatgcaaaatatgtcaatgcagcatgtgggggtatatgtcatgtcggtgacaaagctttagtttaAAGTATTTGTAGTTGCGCTCTCAGAGCTTTTTTGCCACTGCATGAAGCCAAGAATTTGAGATATGACAGTAGTATTTCTTGCACTACAATTCGATATGATTACAATGCCACTGTTGTTTATTTTCCAGAAGAAGCAAATACACTAAAAGacataaacaattattgaataacTATTACAGTCATATATTATCGTTTTGTGTCATGAATTGTGTACACAATAACATAAACATTGTGAACTGaaacttttaaatataagttCAGTTCAGTGttaaaatatcatcatcattgtccTCACATTAACATAACAAGTTTAAAAGGCAAATTCTGTACACAGTGTGTCATGTTTATAagaaaatacataaacaaatacaacacatattttgataatattgcaTTAAGTGAAtatggaataagacatcaaacttgaACATCATGTTGGGGATTTTTCGGaaaacaaaactgttcattttatgttttgaaggtatttttgtaatattttgtcaATACTTTTCGTATCACAAGCACTTTAAAATGTCTTTTCATTTATTATGGTGATTGTATTTGGTATCATTTTAActgtattattaaataacatgcatGCTGTTACATTTTGTTGTGAATTAAAATAATCCAATCAAGTGtccttttttgtattaaaatcaatttaaatgatgcaatcATATTATACTAGTGTCTATTTTACTCATAATTGGTTAACATTAGTAAATACAACTGGTAAAACTGCACATAATACTTTGTTGCAAACACAGTTGATTCCAAGGTTATTGTCTGATTCCAGTTTTACATAATAGTGTTAAatatagatttaaataaaaacaagattgGTCCAATGAAGAAAGGTTGGAATAGTGTCATTGCTTATTTGTGCTTATGTTTTGCTGCACTCAAAGTTTTTTGGCGTAGCtttatacgccagcttttcacctgcacctgacctttgtaagtgtccaatcaatttgaatataaaatttcctgCCAGTAGGCCTGAATCTTTTTGCAGTAGAAAACATGCTTTCtacaaacagttttcacatttacattaatatgttattcaatcaactttctatttttgggaagtataTGGTATGAAAAGTGATACTGCAGTTAGTTTAGCAAAGATGTTAACTGggtattcagcatgaaacaattgtatctctaataaTAAGgcttgagagatagagcagtttcacactcaactctcgccattaatacagtttgtgcatgcccctttatatttagaagataGTCAGCgacagagcgtttgtacttaaaggctgttttctcatatttggtaattactacaATATTGCAGTATGTGCACTCataaattttatatcaaataagtattgttgttcaataaccTGATACACgctttgaaaatatttaaaattgttttcgaaattgaccgtTAAACAAGTAAATGTTtcaagctttaaacaagccgtcgttacAGCAGTGGAAACATAatctcactttaatgcattgcattccaacccgcaaggtatcaaggtcaattcgcggtcagttacagaaatcgttatataaacgctatcggGTGAACTAAAAGGAAAgatattaaatgaagatatttgtagatattattatggtatttcAATCATAGATTcttcatgtgttttcaacaattgcatgattaaagtaccagttttgattaattttattataaatattcaaccATATAGACCAATTTATTAATCATGAGCGTGATGATTCacaatactataataataatggaatcaaataacaatgtccgacaaaccacacaaacaggtctgttcgaagaacgcgcatataaatatgttatatatgtacGACTGATTCGTgtgttgccggctgacctatgtgctttcatttattttcattcttcttatgtttttctattctgtaaatatagatatctgatcaATAATATCTAATGAAGAAAAATAAGCCACAATATCTGGCACAAAatcccgtaattgatttgcgtgtaatgcagctaagaactgcgcagaaaaaaggcatttttgatctcatagataCAACTTTTGATCATTCAtcaacatcgaccacaatcaacgccgtacatctttttgtcccctaccgggtTCACCGGaagagacttatggtttgcgcatTGTGCGTCTGTCAGACTGtctgtaacacttttctggatccagcgataacttaaaaagttcttcatattttttcatgaaacttgaaacacggatagatggcaatatggacattatgcacatcatttcattttgttcctatgtatacgtcaaaaaaaaaatctgacaatggtggagccggtaggggacatatattgcttggccaTATTCTtgcttaaagatatttcttgtttgtttgtatcATGAAAGTCCAATGCCTGTTTCCAGTTCAGTCTACAACTAACTCAGATAACCTTACTTTCTGACGGGCTGCAGCACACTGTAAGGGAAATCTTGAAGAAATGCACATGTTTGTTGTGAAACAACTGCTTTTTAAAATGATCAACCAGTCAGTGCTCTTTAAGTATCAAAGGTCTATTAGAAGTTAAAAAGTTATGTTATATAAAACTATGGCCTGTTCCTCCAAAATTGTCTTAACATCTGAATTAAACATAAAGGACCAGGCCTAACCAGCTTGTGCAAGAAGGTCATGTAAACTTGTCATGCAGAAACCATTTGAGGCGCGCTCTGataaacatggcttaatgcaatagcattgagtggcgctcagattagcctgtgcaacacACACAGGCTAATGTAGAATAACTATTTATGCTTTTAAGGAATCTTTCTTTTTAAGTAAATCTCATCTAAATGAAAATCCTGTCtctgcaaaaagtgttgtccctgaatagcctgtgctaactacacaggcttatctgggaagtcACTTTACACACAATGTGTAAAGTGTGTGTAACACAGTCATGTGTTAACCCCATTTTCATAGAGTTTTGCtcaattaaatgttgtttaaagtAGACTTTTATTGTTAACACATCACTCGTGCACTTCAAAAGTTTCCAAGGCATATGGTCCTCACCACACTGCAATCCCACTGAGTGACAAACAGCTTCTTGTTACTTAGATCATAGACAATCTTCTGGGGGCAGAGACAGTCTTTAAGCTTCAAATCGCCAACATGGCTTCCCGCGGCATTGGAGAGGTCCACTAGGTGTATTCCGCTTGTCCAGTCTGAAATTGAGTTCTTTTTTGGAGTATTTATGCAATTTAGACTGCCATTGAACAGAGCAGAATTTGACTACCAGTACATCGTCAATCTTGACTGTACACACATATTCAAATGATGATGTGAAGAGGAAGTGATCATACAATAATAAGTATGTGAACATATAACAATCTAATGTAATACATGACAGTCGTTTTGAACAAAAtcacatttttatacaatatttatgtgACAGGGTCACAGGCTATCATGGAACATTGTGTATCTTATTTATACCTGCAACAAGCAGCTTGTTATTGCCGGCGTATGTAAGTCCGTGTGGTGCATCAACTGCGTACTGGAACACTTTCGTGCCTTTGTCATCAATTCCTATGATACTTTTCTTACTTGGATCTGAAATGTAGATAACACCAGTCTCTGGATTTATTGCTATGTAGGTGGCTCGATCGAACAACTCTTTGCCTTCAATGGTATAAAGGAGTTTTCCGTACAGGTTCATAATTAAAACCTGATGGGGAAGTTGTGTAGCAATGTAGATCTTCTCATTGAAGTAAGCAATTCCACAGCACTTAGCATGAGTTTGAATGATTTGCTCATCAAAAACCATTTGCTTTTTTCCAGTATTCTTCTCAAACTGAATCTTTAGTATTCTGACTTTCTTTGCCATTGGAAAATTTACAAGAATTGTGCTGTCatcaatttttgccaaatctCTTGGTATTTCTTCACACCTGATTTCACACTCCAGATTTCCACAGGTGGCAAACAGTTTTAGTGTGGAGTTCTGATAATCTGCCATAACAAGATAAGCATTGTTTTCTATTGCAGATAAACCAGTTATGGCTGAAACATGTTTATCTTCTTCTGTCCGTACCTTCATGCAACACTGAGTCAGTGTGGGAATACTTTGGTATTGATCTCTTTCATTTTGACTCATCATTGACTCGTAGTTTTCAGAGAACATTCTTTGCAAGTGAGACACATCAAGGTTTGAGCTTTGTTTTCGGATTCTAGGTATTGTTTGTTGGCTTCTATTTTGTCCAGTTTCGGTTATTTCTTCTTTCCTGGTTGTCTCGTCTTGAACTGGTCTTTTGTCTTCGGTTG from Dreissena polymorpha isolate Duluth1 chromosome 1, UMN_Dpol_1.0, whole genome shotgun sequence carries:
- the LOC127833232 gene encoding uncharacterized protein LOC127833232 codes for the protein MASNTLGCSVCHQAALVGCMNDKQYFCQSHLDAHNMFSCNQSHKLIEIMQKPENPHNCVHVLDQGIYCMKHGVLCCENCKATMHSQCNCEINVGDLLKEKPEVIRTCFKQQDILKTQAKAATNGYKALENQFKTWEMTLQESMNHLKQLVGELEQKIDSKILKEKDIITKNAKTLKMLQQQLGEGIQGLEIAHELKEDQPKLDVVKALLKAKGHLKKSAEQLKTCIVNPYTHCLQEEHKFEAQHYVDGTFQKLAQSVEKVRKDYEEIMKYHLQNSQSHNDHDSMPLPICCTDLETTEDKRPVQDETTRKEEITETGQNRSQQTIPRIRKQSSNLDVSHLQRMFSENYESMMSQNERDQYQSIPTLTQCCMKVRTEEDKHVSAITGLSAIENNAYLVMADYQNSTLKLFATCGNLECEIRCEEIPRDLAKIDDSTILVNFPMAKKVRILKIQFEKNTGKKQMVFDEQIIQTHAKCCGIAYFNEKIYIATQLPHQVLIMNLYGKLLYTIEGKELFDRATYIAINPETGVIYISDPSKKSIIGIDDKGTKVFQYAVDAPHGLTYAGNNKLLVADWTSGIHLVDLSNAAGSHVGDLKLKDCLCPQKIVYDLSNKKLFVTQWDCSVVRTICLGNF